Sequence from the Cyanobacteria bacterium GSL.Bin1 genome:
ACGAAATTTAGCCGTTAGATCAACGCTCAAACCATAGTCTTGAATTGGGTTATAAATCTTGGGGTCACCATAAACCCAAACAGCATCATAATAGCGACGAATGGCATCTTTGTGATTACTGCGTTGCCAACTGCGACGAATCACCTTCGGTTCATCTAAAACATCTCGTAAACCAAGAATGCAGCGGGTTTGGGTCTGAGTGCGCAAGTATTGTAACGTTGCGTTGAGTTCTCCCATTGCTCCTCTCGGGACGTTATCGACAATTAAAACATCGGGCTGAAAGGTTTGGACGGCTGTCCGAATAATCTGTGATCGCAGGGTGATTATTTCCTTTAAAGTCAGATCCAATCGCCTGGCTTGATATTGTCCATTCGTGTTTTTATAGAGAGCAGGCAACGTTAAGTAATCAATCCCAGCAGGAGTTTGCAACGGGTTACCGTCTCTCATCCCACTAATCAATAAAATATCGGCATTAATAGCAGAAATCCCCAAAGTTTGGGCAATAAGTAAATTACGGCGCTTATGTCCCAAACCCATGGTGTCGTGGGAATAGAGAATGATGCGCCACTTACGTTGCTGAGAAGATTTCTTTTTGAGCAGTTGAAGAGATTCAAGGGGATGCAGCGGATGAGATTGCAGAATTGACATGGGCTTGAAGGGGTAGTGAGTCGATGAACCTGGTCAATGAGGAAGGATAATGTTGATCATTTGTCCTTCGCATGAAAAAATAAGGATGTTGTACCTAAAACTTTCTCAATGATTGGGAGCTTAATCTCTAAGTTAGTTTTGAGGCAAGCGCTAGAACTACAATCAAAAAATTATCAATATGTTAACTAAAGTTTAATAACGGATTAAGAATAGTTTAATCGTGACAGATTACTGTGAAGAGTCTATGAAACATTGATGAGAAAATTTTCATGATGCTTCAGTGCTTGCCAAACTCTAGATTGGCTTTTATCTGGGCGGGGAATGCCAATAGTGTTGAAATTCTAGTTTTGTCGGTAGAATGATCAGGTTTCTGAATCTAACCCTATATTTTCCAGTTAGGGCATCTTCAACGGTTCTGTCTAAGCCAAAATCGTGCCACCCATAAGCTTCAAATAGCGCCGTTCTAACTCTTTTTTCAAACGGGGATAGTCCTCTAAGTTTTGATTCGTAAAGATTAACTTTTCTGCAGCTTCTCGGGCTAAGACTAAAACTTCTTGATCTTCGACTAAACTCGCCAACGCAAAATCTGGCAGTCCTGACTGACGCTTCCCTAATACTTCTCCAGGTCCACGAAAACGCATATCCATTTCGGAAATAAAGAAGCCATCCCGCGATTGTTCTAACACCCCTAAGCGTTGTTTGGCGGTATCGGTTTTCGAGCCACTAATTAAAATACAGTAGGATTTATGGTCTCCCCGTCCCACTCTTCCCCGCAGTTGGTGCAGTTGCGATAAGCCAAAGCGTTCCGCGTTTTCAATTAGCATCACGGTGGCGTTCGGAACATCCACTCCCACTTCAATGACAGTGGTGGAAACAATCACTTGCGTTTCATTGTCCCGAAACGCATTCAACGCTTCATCTTTTTCTTGGGAACTCATCCGCCCGTGGAGTAAACCGACCTTAAACTCAGGAAAAATGCTGTCTTGGAGTTTTTTCTGTTCTTCAATGGCGGAACGAACATCTAATTTTTCTGATTCTTCGACTAAGGGTAAGACAATATAGGCTTGTCTTCCTTGGGCAATTTCGCGCCGAATTAACTCATACGCCTGACGACGATCTTTCCCGGATAGGGCTGTAGTTTGAATGTCTTGTCGTCCCGGAGGCAGTTCATCGATTTGGGACACATCTAAGTCGCCATGGAGGGTTAAGGCAAGGGTGCGAGGAATCGGC
This genomic interval carries:
- a CDS encoding glycosyltransferase, whose translation is MSILQSHPLHPLESLQLLKKKSSQQRKWRIILYSHDTMGLGHKRRNLLIAQTLGISAINADILLISGMRDGNPLQTPAGIDYLTLPALYKNTNGQYQARRLDLTLKEIITLRSQIIRTAVQTFQPDVLIVDNVPRGAMGELNATLQYLRTQTQTRCILGLRDVLDEPKVIRRSWQRSNHKDAIRRYYDAVWVYGDPKIYNPIQDYGLSVDLTAKFRYTGYLDRRSTLQFVTQEQLQETLNLPNERLALCLLGGGQDGGQLAEAFVKTKFPPHTHGVIITGPMMPQQQRQQIQAYADLRSDLSVFEYVAEPALFLERADWVIAMGGYNTTCEILSFEKQALIVPRVRPRQEQLIRVQLLKKLGLVDMLHPDHLSPQSLSTWLHQEKSAPNIRQKIDFRGLERIPQFLAEMLEEPAEYFPSVVNHQ
- the recG gene encoding ATP-dependent DNA helicase RecG: VYPLTEGVSADVIRKAVMTVLPAAQKLKDPLPSHLRQQYGFLSLPEAVSNLHFPPDHDTLAHARRRLIFDEFFFLQLGFLSRRQQQKETQQSVILNPTGKLIDQFKEVLPFQLTNAQQRVVSDILQDLNSETPMNRLVQGDVGSGKTVVAVFAILAAIQSGYQAALMAPTEVLAEQHYRKLVGWFNLLHLPVELLTGSTKTAKRREIHQQLETGELPLLVGTHALIQDPVNFQRLGLVVIDEQHRFGVQQRARLLDKGHSPHVLSMTATPIPRTLALTLHGDLDVSQIDELPPGRQDIQTTALSGKDRRQAYELIRREIAQGRQAYIVLPLVEESEKLDVRSAIEEQKKLQDSIFPEFKVGLLHGRMSSQEKDEALNAFRDNETQVIVSTTVIEVGVDVPNATVMLIENAERFGLSQLHQLRGRVGRGDHKSYCILISGSKTDTAKQRLGVLEQSRDGFFISEMDMRFRGPGEVLGKRQSGLPDFALASLVEDQEVLVLAREAAEKLIFTNQNLEDYPRLKKELERRYLKLMGGTILA